From one Lotus japonicus ecotype B-129 chromosome 3, LjGifu_v1.2 genomic stretch:
- the LOC130743846 gene encoding uncharacterized protein LOC130743846, with translation MNQFMQMTMTNQKNIEASIKNLEIQMGQMAKQMAENQKGKFTANTEPNPNQKCNAIFTRSGKEVGRDVGEVVSEKEDNSEEKEKMSDNEETEREVLKNKSDSVNRQEKSDEKKTKEKCEEKVGDSGEKRKVGGKENVLKDKEKVIQKPPLEKRLSYPHAPTKADKERALEQMPTYAKFMKELLTKKRKFQDEEVVHLGAHWSSFIQHFIPEKMDDPGNVTIPVTIGTLAVGKALIDLGASISLMPLSIMKRASGMELRPTRMSLQLADRSIKYPVGIAEDVLVRVDKFLIPADFSIIDIPEDE, from the exons ATGAATCAGTTCATGCAGATGACTATGACCAATCAGAAGAACATAGAAGCTTCTATTAAAAATTTGGAGATCCAAATGGGCCAAATGGCTAAGCAGATGGCAGAGaatcagaaaggaaaattcactgCAAATACTGAGCCTAATCCAAATCAGAAGTGTAACGCGATTTTCACAAGGAGCGGAAAGGAGGTTGGTAGAGATGTTGGTGAAGTAGTGAGTGAAAAAGAGGATAATagtgaagaaaaagagaaaatgagtgaTAATGAGGAGACTGAGAGGGAGGTGTTGAAAAATAAGAGTGATAGTGTAAATAGACAAGAAAAGAGTGatgaaaagaaaaccaaagaaaaatgTGAGGAAAAGGTAGGTGATAGTGGAGAGAAAAGAAAGGTGGGAGGAAAAGAAAATGTGTtgaaagacaaagagaaagttATCCAAAAACCCCCACTTGAGAAGAGACTTTCCTATCCACATGCTCCTACCAAGGCAGACAAGGAAAG ggctttggaacaaatgccaaCATATGCAAAATTCATGAAAGAGTTGCTGACAAAGAAGAGAAAGTTCCAGGATGAAGAAGTGGTTCATTTAGGAGCTCATTGGAGTTCCTTTATTCAACATTTCATACCTGAGAAGATGGATGATCCTGGAAATGTAACAATTCCAGTGACTATTGGTACTTTAGCAGTGGGAAAAGCTCTGATTGATTTGGGAGCCAGTATAAGCCTTATGCCACTTTCCATAATGAAGAGAGCAAGTGGTATGGAGCTTAGACCAACCAGGATGTCTTTACAGCTTGCAGACAGATCAATCAAATATCCAGTTGGCATAGCAGAGGATGTACTGGTAAGAgttgataaatttttaattccCGCTGACTTTTCTATTATTGATATTCCAGAGGATGAATAA
- the LOC130743845 gene encoding cucumisin-like — protein sequence MLQTYIVYTGNSMNDEATALSLHESMLQQVTANSNGAPKSVTHHYKRSFSGFAAKLTREEADKMAGLDGVVPVFPSTKKQLQTTKSWDFIGFPLNVERRNAESDIIIGVLDSGIWPESESFNDKGLGPPPSKWKGICQSSSNFTCNNKIIGARCYRVESLNKELLSPRDSIGHGTHTASIAAGNPVSNASMLGLAEGVARGGATSARIAVYKVCWDDGCDDADILSAFDDGIADGVDIFSVSLGASDTAKVVNYFESGISIGAFHAMRNGILTVTSGGNSGPTPLGVVDNVQPWSISVAASTIDRKFVTKVKLGDNRIYEGVSLNTFDLEGKLYPLIFGGDAPNTKAGIDGSKSRLCNHGSLDQNLVKGKIVLCESLYPNETGPIGFLSTTTQTPFAAAYPLPGSYLTSRMLSLDSSATIYKSDELEDTSAPEVVYFSSRGPNMITPEILKPDLTAPGVTILASWSPIVPVSHSDIDHRELNFNIMSGTSMSCPHVSGVAGYIKSFHPTWSPAAIRSALMTTAEPLSPLNTIEAELAYGAGQISPSKALAPGLVYDLTERDYLSFLCGQGYNAMSLQLITGDNSSSCATNNGSARDLNYPSFALQAPHTDRKVFSRFKRTVTNVGSPKSTYKATVTAPRGLEIKVEPNVLPFNSLGQKKTFVLTIDGAITEPIVSASLVWDDGGFQVRSPIVVYDVVGFNSSTPASHSTSISSTFSPSLSLLFLSLISFTHLYLLGVYE from the exons ATGTTGCAG ACCTATATTGTGTATACTGGCAATAGCATGAATGATGAAGCTACTGCACTTTCCCTTCATGAAAGTATGTTACAGCAAGTTACTGCAAACAG CAATGGAGCACCTAAATCTGTAACCCACCACTATAAACGTAGTTTCAGTGGCTTTGCTGCAAAGCTAACCAGGGAAGAAGCAGATAAAATGGCTG GACTTGATGGCGTGGTGCCTGTCTTTCCTAGTACAAAGAAACAACTCCAGACAACCAAGTCTTGGGATTTCATTGGGTTTCCACTAAATGTGGAACGAAGGAACGCTGAAAGTGATATAATCATTGGAGTACTTGATTCTGGAATCTGGCCAGAATCTGAAAGCTTCAATGATAAAGGATTAGGTCCCCCACCCAGTAAATGGAAGGGAATCTGCCAATCTTCttccaatttcacttgcaaCAA TAAAATAATTGGTGCTAGATGTTACAGAGTTGAATCCTTGAACAAAGAACTCttatctccaagagactcaattgGTCATGGGACTCATACAGCATCAATAGCAGCTGGTAACCCCGTTAGCAATGCAAGCATGTTAGGCCTTGCAGAAGGAGTAGCAAGAGGAGGTGCTACCTCAGCACGTATTGCCGTGTACAAAGTCTGCTGGGACGATGGATGTGATGATGCAGATATACTTTCTGcatttgatgatggaattgcaGACGGGGTTGACATATTTTCAGTCTCACTAGGAGCGAGTGACACCGCCAAGGTTGTAAACTATTTTGAAAGCGGTATATCCATAGGAGCATTTCATGCAATGCGAAATGGAATACTGACAGTAACATCAGGAGGGAACTCAGGTCCAACACCACTTGGGGTTGTAGATAATGTCCAGCCTTGGTCAATCTCTGTGGCTGCTAGCACCATTGACAGGAAGTTTGTGACAAAAGTTAAATTAGGAGACAACAGAATTTATGAG GGAGTCTCATTAAATACATTTGACCTTGAGGGAAAATTATACCCTCTAATCTTTGGGGGTGATGCACCCAATACTAAAGCAGGCATCGATGGATCTAAATCAAG GCTTTGCAATCATGGTTCATTGGATCAAAATTTAgtgaagggtaaaattgttctCTGCGAGAGCTTGTACCCAAATGAAACTGGTCCCATTGGTTTCCTCTCAACCACCACTCAAACACCATTCGCAGCCGCTTATCCCTTGCCTGGATCTTACCTCACTTCAAGGATGCTGTCTCT GGATTCAAGTGCCACAATATATAAGAGTGATGAGTTAGAAGATACTTCAGCCCCTGAGGTAGTCTATttctcatcaaggggtccaaaCATGATTACACCTGAAATTCTCAAG CCGGATTTGACTGCTCCTGGCGTAACCATCCTCGCTAGTTGGTCTCCAATAGTTCCTGTTTCACACTCTGATATTGACCACAGAGAGTTAAACTTCAATATTATGTCAGGAACGTCAATGTCTTGCCCACACGTGTCTGGTGTAGCAGGTTACATCAAATCATTTCATCCTACTTGGTCTCCTGCGGCTATTCGTTCAGCTCTAATGACAACAG CTGAACCCCTTAGTCCCTTGAATACCATAGAAGCAGAGTTGGCATATGGAGCAGGCCAAATTAGTCCTTCGAAGGCTTTGGCACCTGGTTTAGTATATGATCTTACTGAAAGGGACTACCTGAGTTTTTTGTGTGGACAGGGCTATAACGCAATGTCTTTACAACTCATCACAGGGGATAATAGCAGCTCCTGTGCCACAAACAATGGATCAGCAAGGGATCTAAATTACCCTTCGTTTGCTCTTCAGGCCCCTCACACAGATCGTAAAGTATTTTCCAGGTTCAAGAGGACAGTCACAAATGTTGGCTCTCCAAAGTCCACATATAAAGCTACAGTGACTGCTCCTAGGGGACTAGAAATCAAAGTGGAGCCAAATGTTTTGCCATTCAATTCACTTGGCCAAAAGAAAACATTTGTGCTCACTATTGATGGAGCAATAACTGAACCTATAGTGTCAGCTTCTTTAGTTTGGGACGATGGTGGATTCCAAGTGAGGAGCCCGATTGTTGTGTATGATGTAGTGGGTTTTAACTCATCGACGCCGGCTTCTCATTCCACATCTATTTCATCCACTTTTTCTCCTAGTCTCTCTTTGCTTTTCCTATCTCTCATTTCTTTCACCCACTTATATCTTTTGGGTGTGTATGAATAA